A genomic segment from Candidatus Brocadia sinica JPN1 encodes:
- a CDS encoding YnfA family protein has product MEKIEIARSVFFFILAGLCEIGGGYLVWLWLREGKSIWLGLFGAIVLVVYGVIPTFQPANFGRVYAAYGGVFIVLSILWGWQVDKIAPDKFDLIGGLIALIGVIIIMYWPRG; this is encoded by the coding sequence ATGGAAAAAATTGAGATTGCCAGGTCAGTTTTCTTCTTTATCCTTGCCGGACTTTGCGAAATAGGTGGAGGATATCTGGTATGGCTCTGGCTAAGGGAAGGAAAGAGTATTTGGCTTGGTTTATTCGGAGCGATTGTGCTGGTTGTCTATGGAGTTATTCCAACCTTCCAGCCTGCAAATTTTGGCCGCGTCTATGCCGCCTATGGTGGTGTATTTATAGTTCTCTCTATTCTCTGGGGATGGCAGGTTGACAAGATAGCTCCGGACAAATTTGACCTGATCGGTGGTCTTATCGCCCTTATTGGTGTAATTATTATTATGTACTGGCCAAGGGGATGA
- a CDS encoding efflux RND transporter periplasmic adaptor subunit: protein MNYLQSWNIRMTSFTILLLFMGVFSIANVVAHQGCQDTHKGEMCPEHGVPESECVLCNPAIKNSSYEELLKKHCEHNISIIECDGCRYEVGAVKVDKSILGEIVTVENVELFDIEVTHKATGEVGPNRDRFVIVSPRVSGVVKELFVDWGDPVKKGQKLAVLDSVELGEVRANYKKAMAMVRMAKKNYSREKTLYKQKISSTKHFLEAENAYEQAQIELKALKEKLILMGQQEGDIQDIAEDQVSSLFILSAPFDGTVVEKNVAIGELKDAFAPIVTISDLTNLWVWFDIYEKDIPIVKPGNKVMISVASYPNEQFEGLVTHIGVTVDEKTRTVKVRAEVDNRHEKLKPGMFAKVLLLHQSEKTNSLPVVPDEAVQTDGQEHFVFVPLHEGLFVRRDVTLGTRVDGHVKVMSGLNKNDRVVVKGGFLLKSGIMKEKFGEGCTH, encoded by the coding sequence ATGAATTATTTACAATCATGGAACATCCGCATGACTAGTTTCACGATACTTCTTCTATTTATGGGAGTCTTTTCCATTGCAAATGTTGTAGCACATCAAGGTTGTCAGGATACACATAAAGGTGAAATGTGCCCTGAACATGGTGTTCCGGAAAGTGAATGTGTTTTGTGTAATCCTGCCATTAAAAACAGCAGTTACGAAGAATTATTAAAAAAGCACTGTGAGCACAATATCTCCATTATTGAGTGTGACGGATGTCGTTATGAGGTTGGAGCCGTCAAGGTCGATAAATCGATACTCGGAGAGATTGTAACCGTAGAAAACGTTGAGTTGTTTGACATAGAGGTAACTCATAAGGCAACAGGTGAAGTGGGGCCAAACCGGGACCGTTTTGTTATCGTTTCCCCAAGGGTATCCGGGGTCGTTAAAGAGTTATTTGTGGACTGGGGAGATCCTGTGAAGAAGGGACAAAAGCTGGCCGTATTGGATAGTGTAGAACTGGGGGAGGTCAGGGCCAATTATAAGAAAGCGATGGCAATGGTAAGAATGGCAAAAAAGAACTATTCCAGAGAAAAGACTCTCTATAAACAGAAGATTTCTTCCACAAAACATTTTCTGGAAGCTGAGAATGCTTACGAACAAGCGCAGATAGAGTTAAAAGCGTTAAAAGAAAAGTTAATACTCATGGGTCAGCAGGAGGGAGACATCCAGGATATAGCGGAAGACCAGGTATCCTCCCTGTTTATCCTTTCAGCCCCCTTTGATGGTACGGTGGTTGAAAAAAATGTAGCCATTGGTGAACTGAAGGATGCCTTTGCCCCTATTGTCACCATTTCTGACCTCACCAATCTGTGGGTATGGTTTGATATCTACGAAAAAGATATTCCAATAGTCAAGCCAGGAAATAAGGTTATGATATCAGTTGCCTCCTATCCGAACGAACAATTTGAGGGGCTTGTTACCCATATCGGAGTTACCGTTGATGAAAAGACACGAACAGTGAAGGTTCGGGCAGAGGTCGACAATCGTCATGAAAAATTGAAACCGGGTATGTTTGCCAAGGTATTGCTTCTGCATCAATCAGAGAAAACAAATAGTTTGCCCGTTGTGCCTGATGAAGCCGTTCAGACAGACGGGCAAGAACACTTTGTCTTTGTGCCCCTTCATGAGGGACTTTTTGTAAGACGAGATGTGACTCTGGGTACGCGGGTAGATGGCCATGTGAAAGTTATGAGTGGCTTAAACAAGAACGACCGCGTGGTTGTCAAGGGTGGTTTCCTGCTTAAGTCTGGAATCATGAAGGAAAAGTTTGGGGAGGGATGCACACATTAG
- a CDS encoding efflux RND transporter permease subunit produces the protein MINRLIGYALKQGFLVIIVIGVIIGLGLYYIVRLPVDAVPDVTTNQVQINTEVPGLGPLEVEKLITFPIEFSMSGLPNVVETRSLSKSGLSQVTVVFDDHVNIYFVRQLVFERLQTAKEQLPQVFNAQPVMGPISTGLGEIYQYVVTGEGKDNMELRTIQDWIIKPRLLTTPGIIEINSFGGFVKQYQVLVDPKKLITYDITLRQVFDALAANNANAGGQYIEHASEQYLIRGIGLINTIQDIENIIVQATPEGTPIYIKNIADVVVGPEVRYGAVTKDGKGEVVAGIAMMLKGENSRTVVERVKQKVAEIRQNLPTGVDIIPFYDRAALVNGVIHTVISNVIFGIILIIIVLTLTVGNWRVSLLIAFSVPLTVVLTFSGMYHLGIAATVMSISSLGFGNITDGSVCTVENIVQRLSLRKNTASYRETILLASQEVGRPIFFAVGIIIIIYVPLLTLQGVEGKMFKPVALTVSLAMLSSLFVALVIMPTLCSLIFKKGVKTKAYTEETDNRIMLFLKSSYRPLLEKAVFYPRITFIIAASCFLSSLVLIPFLGSEFMPELDEGAIAINVRRLPSVSLKESVGLSTLVEKTLMKYPEVETIVSKTGRAEIATDPMGQEISDVFVMLKPKDTWQTTRTKEGLIARMEEDLKKIPGMQYSFSQPIELRVSELIAGVRSDVAIKLFGEDYEVLKSKAEEIERVVAPIRGAEDVKGEQVAGLPVVQIKIDRSAIARYGINVSDIQDVITTAIGGRAASQVLEEQMRFDLLVRFSEEARNNIEEIKNILISAPDGVRVPLTQLADIFVEEGHAQVNRENGHRRIVVECNVRDRDIGSFVAEAQKKIREGVDIPAGYYLDWGGQFENMQRARNRLAIVIPISMGLIFILLFMSFHSFKNAALIYINVPFAATGGIVALFLRNMPLSVSAGVGFISLFGLCVLNGTVMVSSINEYLQKGKETRDTIVEAATTRLRPVAITVMTDIIGLLPMTISTDVGAEVQKPLATVIVGGVCFSSFLTLFVIPALYQWFPKRVEAV, from the coding sequence ATGATCAACAGACTTATCGGATACGCCTTAAAACAAGGGTTTCTTGTTATTATCGTGATAGGCGTTATTATAGGACTGGGTTTATACTACATTGTACGCTTGCCGGTTGATGCCGTCCCTGATGTTACGACAAACCAGGTGCAGATCAATACCGAGGTGCCGGGACTAGGCCCTCTCGAAGTGGAAAAACTCATTACATTCCCCATTGAGTTTTCCATGAGTGGTTTGCCTAATGTGGTGGAGACACGTTCCCTTTCAAAGTCAGGACTCTCACAGGTTACGGTAGTTTTTGATGACCACGTAAACATCTATTTTGTCCGTCAATTGGTCTTTGAGCGTTTACAAACAGCAAAAGAGCAACTACCGCAGGTTTTCAATGCCCAGCCTGTTATGGGACCGATTAGCACGGGTTTGGGTGAGATTTATCAATACGTGGTTACCGGAGAAGGTAAGGATAACATGGAACTGCGGACCATCCAGGACTGGATAATCAAACCCAGACTGCTGACTACACCAGGGATCATTGAGATCAACAGTTTCGGTGGCTTCGTAAAGCAGTATCAGGTGCTGGTGGATCCCAAAAAGCTTATCACGTATGATATTACCCTCCGGCAGGTCTTTGATGCCCTGGCGGCCAATAATGCCAATGCTGGTGGACAATACATAGAACATGCCTCTGAACAATATCTCATAAGGGGCATAGGACTTATCAATACCATACAAGACATTGAAAATATCATTGTTCAAGCCACTCCGGAAGGCACGCCCATTTATATAAAAAATATTGCCGATGTGGTAGTGGGTCCTGAGGTACGTTATGGGGCAGTTACCAAAGACGGCAAAGGAGAGGTTGTCGCCGGTATAGCCATGATGCTCAAGGGTGAAAATAGCCGTACCGTGGTGGAAAGGGTAAAACAGAAGGTTGCAGAGATCAGGCAAAACCTGCCAACAGGTGTTGATATCATACCGTTTTATGATCGGGCTGCCCTAGTCAATGGCGTTATTCATACCGTTATTAGCAATGTCATTTTTGGTATCATCCTGATAATCATAGTTCTTACTCTAACGGTAGGCAACTGGCGAGTCTCACTCCTTATTGCTTTCTCCGTTCCTTTAACGGTCGTATTAACCTTTTCAGGCATGTATCATCTGGGAATTGCAGCTACGGTAATGAGTATCAGTTCCCTGGGTTTTGGTAATATCACTGATGGCTCAGTTTGCACCGTTGAAAATATCGTTCAACGTCTTAGCCTCAGAAAAAATACTGCAAGTTACCGGGAAACGATATTGCTCGCATCTCAGGAGGTGGGGCGTCCCATTTTTTTCGCCGTAGGAATTATTATTATCATCTATGTCCCGCTCCTGACATTACAGGGTGTTGAAGGCAAGATGTTCAAACCTGTAGCCCTTACAGTCAGTCTTGCCATGCTGAGTTCCCTTTTTGTTGCTCTTGTCATCATGCCCACCCTTTGCTCCCTTATTTTTAAAAAAGGGGTAAAGACAAAGGCATATACTGAAGAAACGGATAATCGTATAATGCTGTTCTTAAAGAGCAGTTACAGGCCGTTGTTGGAAAAGGCTGTATTCTATCCCAGGATCACCTTTATTATAGCAGCATCGTGCTTCCTTTCCAGCCTTGTCCTTATTCCCTTTTTAGGTTCAGAGTTTATGCCCGAATTGGATGAAGGCGCCATAGCAATCAACGTGAGGCGCCTGCCCAGTGTCTCTTTAAAGGAGTCGGTCGGACTCTCTACGCTCGTAGAGAAAACTCTCATGAAATACCCGGAGGTGGAGACCATTGTATCAAAAACGGGACGGGCCGAAATTGCCACAGACCCCATGGGACAGGAGATCAGCGATGTGTTCGTAATGCTCAAACCGAAGGATACATGGCAGACGACCAGGACAAAGGAGGGTCTCATTGCCCGTATGGAAGAGGATTTGAAAAAGATTCCGGGCATGCAGTATAGTTTTTCACAGCCCATTGAGCTCAGGGTCAGTGAATTGATAGCCGGCGTGCGTTCTGATGTCGCCATTAAGCTTTTTGGCGAGGACTATGAGGTATTAAAATCAAAGGCAGAGGAGATCGAACGAGTTGTAGCTCCTATCCGGGGTGCCGAGGATGTGAAAGGAGAACAAGTGGCGGGGCTGCCTGTGGTACAGATAAAGATTGACCGGAGCGCCATTGCCCGCTATGGAATCAATGTATCGGATATACAGGATGTTATTACCACGGCCATTGGCGGTAGGGCTGCGTCGCAGGTGCTGGAAGAGCAGATGCGATTCGACCTCTTGGTCCGTTTTTCCGAGGAAGCAAGGAACAACATAGAGGAAATCAAAAATATCCTGATTAGCGCCCCGGATGGTGTGCGTGTGCCGCTCACCCAGCTGGCGGATATTTTTGTTGAAGAGGGGCATGCTCAGGTCAACCGTGAGAACGGGCACCGCCGCATCGTAGTGGAGTGTAACGTACGGGATAGAGATATCGGCAGCTTTGTGGCAGAGGCGCAAAAAAAGATTCGGGAGGGTGTGGATATCCCCGCAGGATATTATCTGGATTGGGGCGGGCAGTTTGAGAATATGCAGCGGGCGAGGAATCGGCTTGCAATCGTTATTCCCATTTCCATGGGATTAATTTTTATTCTTCTCTTCATGAGTTTTCATTCCTTTAAAAATGCCGCCCTTATTTATATAAATGTTCCCTTTGCCGCTACCGGAGGGATTGTGGCGCTCTTCTTAAGGAATATGCCCCTGAGTGTCTCTGCAGGGGTAGGATTTATTTCTCTCTTCGGGTTATGCGTGTTAAATGGCACCGTTATGGTATCATCTATTAATGAATATCTTCAAAAAGGGAAAGAAACGAGAGATACGATCGTAGAGGCTGCTACAACACGTCTGAGACCTGTAGCGATAACCGTTATGACAGATATTATTGGGTTATTACCGATGACCATATCGACAGATGTAGGGGCCGAGGTACAGAAACCATTGGCAACGGTAATCGTGGGTGGGGTATGTTTCTCAAGCTTCCTGACCCTTTTTGTGATACCTGCACTCTATCAATGGTTTCCTAAGAGGGTTGAGGCAGTATAA
- a CDS encoding TolC family protein gives MDMYSGFKPHLQRYGFIFFVILVCVSAFLPSFWLIAFGKDFPIKATDKNDQSSNKKISLEEAIRIAVEKNPLLQSTRDQVEAALGLLRQSKLYPNPVLEFLAEEIPDNEIGLNQSQNLVAVTQPIITGGKRGLGIKVSEKSKEKNEFERDTVLLNVVADTKKAFYQIIGDQEGLAIARETEEIANGIYESEKLRFEAGEVAITNILRAEVELSKARNLVSKAEGNLQNSIKELQTVMGIPEEIIGGVTGKLLSRPGEVSLPELELKMNNNQPFLKASKKNIEVADTQLMLEKRQVIPDINVSAGYKRLSMENIDTVQLGVEIPAPFFNRNQGNIQKGKALSKKAKSENQSVYNELLFQLRRNFNSYNVERKRVIEYRDKILPKAEESLTLITRGYREGEFDYIDLLDAQRTWAETRISYIESLKSLNLFIADIERLAVTKIRER, from the coding sequence ATGGATATGTATTCTGGTTTCAAACCTCATCTTCAGAGATACGGGTTCATTTTTTTTGTCATTCTCGTTTGTGTGTCTGCTTTTTTACCGAGTTTTTGGTTAATAGCCTTCGGGAAGGATTTTCCTATCAAAGCCACGGACAAGAATGATCAATCGTCAAACAAAAAGATTTCACTCGAAGAGGCTATTCGTATTGCCGTTGAAAAGAATCCTCTATTGCAGTCGACCAGGGATCAGGTAGAAGCTGCTTTGGGTTTGCTGAGGCAGTCGAAATTATATCCTAATCCAGTTCTGGAGTTTTTGGCTGAAGAAATTCCTGACAATGAAATCGGATTAAATCAAAGCCAAAATCTCGTGGCCGTAACTCAGCCCATCATCACGGGTGGTAAGAGAGGGCTGGGAATCAAGGTAAGTGAAAAATCAAAGGAAAAAAACGAGTTCGAACGCGATACCGTTTTATTGAATGTCGTCGCTGACACAAAAAAAGCGTTTTATCAGATTATCGGGGATCAGGAGGGGCTGGCTATAGCCAGGGAAACAGAAGAAATTGCGAACGGTATTTACGAGAGTGAGAAACTCAGGTTTGAGGCGGGCGAAGTGGCTATTACGAATATCCTCAGGGCAGAAGTTGAATTGTCGAAAGCGAGGAACCTCGTTTCCAAAGCGGAAGGCAATCTTCAAAATTCGATAAAGGAATTACAAACGGTAATGGGTATTCCGGAGGAAATCATCGGTGGTGTGACGGGAAAACTCTTATCAAGACCCGGTGAGGTTTCACTTCCTGAGCTTGAACTGAAGATGAACAATAATCAACCATTCCTTAAGGCATCAAAGAAGAATATTGAAGTAGCAGATACACAGTTGATGCTGGAAAAAAGGCAGGTTATACCCGATATCAATGTATCTGCGGGTTATAAAAGGCTCTCAATGGAAAACATAGACACCGTACAGTTGGGTGTTGAGATACCGGCCCCCTTCTTTAATCGTAACCAGGGTAATATACAAAAGGGGAAGGCCCTTTCAAAAAAAGCAAAAAGTGAAAATCAGTCAGTTTATAACGAACTGTTATTTCAGTTAAGAAGAAATTTCAATTCATACAATGTGGAACGAAAGCGTGTCATTGAATACAGGGATAAGATTCTGCCAAAGGCGGAAGAATCCCTTACGTTAATTACAAGGGGATACAGAGAAGGTGAGTTTGATTATATTGACCTCCTGGATGCCCAAAGGACATGGGCTGAAACGAGGATTTCCTATATCGAATCCCTAAAAAGTTTAAACCTGTTCATTGCAGACATTGAAAGACTGGCAGTAACGAAGATAAGGGAGCGATAA
- a CDS encoding efflux RND transporter periplasmic adaptor subunit produces MKNLIIRFKKVSAIGIAVLVGIVLAVIILQMEKKVVRDSQEGTESKHGGNVQAKGPHGGRLLSEGDFQVEITMYERGVPPQFRIYVFDRGKAVNPDEAKLTVELHRLGGRVDMIHFRTEGEYLRGDKVIEEPHSFDVRVFAEWKGKTYRWEYSQVEGRIELSPEAVQSAGIGIETAGPAQIKTVLELPGEIELNADKVVHVVPRVSGVVTEVYKNLGDMVKHGEVIAVLDSREVAEQKSEYMAFLKRIELARATFERKERLWRQKISSEKDYLASRQALAEEEINLQTATQKLLALGLSQTDLDSIPETAGRGLTRYELKAQFDGVVIKKEIAVGEAIKEDADIFAIADLRTVWVGVTVYAKDLSVVRVGQNVTVRSKILGLEANGTLAYLGPLVGEQTRTALGRVIVQNPEGRWRPGLFVTVGIVQEEVTVPVAVPVGAIQTFRDWFVVFVQYGDLFEVRPVELGRNDGRWVEVLHGLFPGERYVASNSFILKADLGKAGATHDH; encoded by the coding sequence ATGAAAAACTTGATAATTCGTTTTAAAAAGGTATCAGCAATCGGCATTGCTGTTCTGGTTGGAATTGTTCTGGCAGTAATTATCCTGCAAATGGAAAAAAAAGTGGTTCGTGATTCTCAGGAGGGCACTGAATCGAAGCATGGGGGTAATGTCCAGGCAAAGGGGCCTCATGGAGGCAGATTATTATCAGAGGGTGATTTTCAGGTTGAGATCACCATGTATGAGCGGGGTGTTCCACCCCAATTTAGAATCTATGTATTCGATAGGGGAAAAGCAGTTAACCCTGACGAGGCTAAACTGACTGTAGAATTACATAGGCTTGGTGGCCGGGTGGATATGATTCATTTCCGTACCGAAGGTGAGTACCTTCGCGGTGACAAGGTTATTGAAGAACCGCATTCTTTTGATGTCAGGGTGTTTGCAGAATGGAAAGGCAAGACCTATCGATGGGAATATTCGCAGGTGGAAGGCAGGATCGAGCTCAGTCCTGAGGCGGTACAAAGCGCAGGGATTGGCATTGAGACGGCCGGTCCTGCTCAGATAAAAACCGTCCTTGAGCTTCCCGGTGAGATCGAACTCAATGCAGATAAGGTAGTGCATGTCGTACCGAGGGTCTCAGGGGTCGTAACGGAGGTATATAAAAATCTTGGCGATATGGTCAAACATGGCGAGGTTATTGCCGTTCTTGACAGTCGGGAAGTGGCGGAACAGAAGAGTGAGTACATGGCCTTTCTGAAACGGATAGAACTGGCGCGGGCAACATTTGAAAGGAAAGAGCGTCTCTGGAGACAGAAGATCTCTTCAGAAAAAGACTATCTCGCCAGCCGGCAGGCATTGGCAGAAGAAGAGATAAACCTGCAAACGGCTACACAAAAACTGCTCGCATTGGGGCTTTCTCAAACTGATCTGGATAGTATTCCGGAAACGGCGGGCAGGGGGCTTACCCGATATGAGCTAAAAGCGCAGTTTGATGGTGTCGTTATTAAAAAGGAGATTGCTGTGGGTGAGGCTATTAAGGAAGATGCCGATATCTTTGCCATTGCTGATTTACGTACGGTTTGGGTGGGAGTCACGGTGTATGCCAAAGACCTGAGTGTGGTCAGGGTTGGACAAAACGTTACGGTAAGGTCTAAGATATTAGGTCTGGAAGCAAACGGTACGCTGGCATATTTGGGTCCACTTGTTGGTGAGCAAACACGTACTGCACTGGGGCGAGTTATTGTGCAGAATCCAGAAGGACGTTGGCGTCCCGGCCTCTTTGTTACTGTCGGGATTGTTCAGGAAGAAGTGACAGTACCAGTAGCAGTACCAGTCGGTGCAATACAAACATTCCGTGATTGGTTTGTCGTTTTTGTACAATACGGAGATCTTTTTGAAGTCCGCCCGGTGGAGTTAGGGCGGAATGACGGGCGATGGGTTGAGGTATTGCATGGTCTTTTTCCGGGTGAGCGATATGTTGCCAGCAATAGTTTTATCCTCAAGGCTGATCTCGGTAAGGCAGGGGCAACGCATGATCATTAG